From the Butyrivibrio fibrisolvens genome, one window contains:
- a CDS encoding NAD(P)/FAD-dependent oxidoreductase has translation MSKKALVIGAGPAGLTAAYELLKQDKDIEVIVFEETEQFGGISKTVNYKGNRMDMGGHRFFSKIPEVNAWWDNMLPMQGHPTYDDIVLHRDMPVHEGGPDPEKEDRVMLTRHRVSRILFDDKFYDYPISLKPETFKNFGLLTTLKVGFSYLRSVFRKLPEDNLENLYINSFGRKLYSMFFEYYTENLWGRHPSEIDASWGKQRTKGLSIFGIIKDYLGRVFKVKNRKVNTSLIEEFKYPKLGPGQLWDVTADEVVKLGGKIIKNAKVTKVHKSEDGILTSLTYVDSKDGSEHVVEGDYFISSMPLRDLVGGMNDVPAEEARIADGLPYRDYMTLGVLVPKLKLKNLTDIKTIQNIVPDCWVYVQDRKVKLGRFQIYNNWSPYMIKDLEHTVWVGLEYFVSEGDKYWTMTEDEFAKLGIDEMVKIGLIDSADEVLDYHMEKVKKAYPAYFDTYNEIDKLVAYLNTIDNLYCVGRNGQHRYNNIDHSMVTSFEAVKCIVTGDKNKDKIWSVNTEQEYHETEEVKEEAEVD, from the coding sequence ATGAGTAAGAAAGCATTAGTGATTGGCGCTGGACCTGCCGGTCTTACAGCAGCCTATGAGTTATTAAAGCAGGATAAAGATATAGAAGTTATTGTCTTTGAGGAAACTGAGCAGTTCGGTGGTATTTCAAAGACTGTTAATTATAAAGGTAACAGAATGGATATGGGCGGTCACCGCTTCTTTTCCAAGATACCTGAAGTTAATGCATGGTGGGACAACATGCTTCCTATGCAGGGACACCCTACCTATGATGATATAGTACTTCACAGAGATATGCCCGTTCATGAGGGCGGTCCTGATCCTGAGAAGGAAGATCGTGTTATGCTCACTCGTCACCGCGTATCACGTATTCTTTTTGATGACAAGTTTTATGATTATCCAATCTCATTAAAGCCTGAGACATTCAAGAATTTCGGACTTCTTACAACACTTAAGGTTGGATTTTCTTATCTTAGATCAGTATTTCGTAAGCTTCCTGAGGATAACCTCGAGAATCTGTATATCAATTCATTCGGACGTAAGCTTTACAGCATGTTCTTTGAATATTATACAGAGAACCTTTGGGGCAGACACCCTTCTGAGATCGATGCTTCCTGGGGCAAACAGCGTACCAAGGGACTTTCTATCTTCGGAATCATCAAGGACTACCTTGGACGAGTATTTAAGGTCAAGAATCGTAAAGTCAACACATCTCTTATCGAGGAGTTCAAATATCCTAAGCTTGGTCCCGGTCAGCTCTGGGATGTAACTGCTGATGAAGTAGTGAAGCTCGGCGGCAAGATCATAAAGAATGCCAAGGTTACTAAGGTTCACAAGTCTGAAGACGGAATCCTTACATCCTTAACATATGTAGATAGCAAGGACGGATCAGAGCATGTAGTAGAAGGTGATTACTTCATATCTTCCATGCCGCTTCGTGATCTTGTAGGCGGTATGAACGATGTACCTGCAGAAGAGGCAAGGATCGCTGACGGACTTCCATATCGTGATTATATGACTCTTGGAGTTCTGGTTCCAAAGCTTAAATTAAAGAACCTTACAGATATCAAGACTATCCAGAACATAGTTCCTGACTGCTGGGTATATGTACAGGATCGTAAAGTTAAGCTGGGACGTTTCCAGATTTATAATAACTGGTCACCATATATGATCAAGGATCTTGAGCACACTGTATGGGTTGGACTTGAGTACTTCGTAAGCGAAGGTGACAAGTACTGGACTATGACAGAAGATGAGTTTGCTAAGCTTGGAATCGATGAGATGGTCAAGATCGGTCTTATAGACAGCGCCGATGAAGTTCTTGATTATCATATGGAGAAGGTTAAGAAGGCATATCCTGCTTACTTCGATACATATAATGAGATCGACAAGCTTGTTGCATATCTTAACACTATCGATAACCTCTACTGCGTAGGCCGTAACGGTCAGCACAGATACAACAATATCGACCACTCCATGGTTACATCTTTTGAAGCAGTTAAGTGCATCGTAACAGGAGATAAGAACAAGGATAAGATCTGGTCTGTTAATACAGAGCAGGAATATCATGAGACAGAAGAAGTCAAAGAAGAGGCTGAAGTAGACTAA
- a CDS encoding helicase HerA-like domain-containing protein: protein MIKDSKILVGKTNAGEEVFLLPNKANRHGLIAGATGSGKTVSLKVLAESFSDLGVPVFLADVKGDLAGMIKEGSGMEERASKLSINLDGYSYQKYPAVFWDIYGQNGIPLRTTISEMGPLLLSRILDLNDLQSDILTIAFKIADDNDLLLIDTKDLKALLNYISDNNKEFASEYGKMSPQSIGAIQRAVVALEMAGGDKFFGETALNIQDFFSLSPEGKGVINILDSRSLMQNGTLYSMFLLWLMSELFENLPEVGDLDKPKFVFFFDEAHLLFDGTSKALLDKIEQVVKLIRSKGVGIYFVTQNPRDVPDGVLAQLGNKIEHALHAYSPAEQKAVKAAAESFRANPEFSTYDAIMQLGTGEAVVSMLQEDGTPAIANIATILPPRSALGSINDIERDRAIKGAMLYSKYEKAYDPDSAYEFLERKGLEEQAAAEKEKADALAAKEKAKADALAAKEKEKAQKAAEAQKKRVAKSVGNSVAGTVGREVGKSVGSSFGKFGKTLGGNVGASLGRGLLSTLFKL from the coding sequence ATGATCAAAGACAGTAAAATCCTTGTTGGAAAGACAAACGCAGGTGAAGAGGTCTTCCTTCTTCCAAACAAAGCTAATCGTCACGGTCTTATCGCTGGTGCTACAGGCAGTGGTAAGACAGTATCATTAAAGGTTCTGGCAGAGTCATTCTCAGATCTTGGAGTTCCGGTATTTCTTGCAGATGTTAAGGGTGATCTGGCAGGCATGATCAAGGAAGGATCAGGCATGGAGGAACGTGCTTCCAAGCTTTCCATAAACCTTGACGGCTACAGTTATCAGAAGTATCCTGCAGTATTCTGGGATATATATGGTCAGAATGGTATCCCGCTTAGAACCACCATATCAGAGATGGGACCACTTCTTCTGTCCCGAATCCTTGATCTTAATGATCTCCAAAGCGATATCCTCACTATAGCTTTCAAGATTGCTGATGACAATGATCTTCTCTTAATAGATACCAAGGATCTTAAAGCTCTTCTTAACTACATCTCAGATAATAACAAAGAATTCGCTTCCGAGTATGGCAAGATGTCACCTCAGTCGATCGGAGCTATCCAGAGAGCTGTAGTTGCCCTTGAGATGGCAGGAGGGGATAAGTTCTTTGGCGAGACTGCACTTAATATACAGGACTTCTTCTCGCTTAGTCCTGAAGGTAAGGGTGTTATCAACATCCTTGATTCCAGAAGCCTTATGCAAAACGGAACCCTGTACTCCATGTTCCTTCTATGGCTTATGTCAGAGCTTTTTGAGAACCTGCCGGAAGTTGGTGATCTTGATAAGCCCAAGTTCGTATTCTTCTTCGATGAAGCTCATCTTCTCTTTGATGGTACATCCAAAGCTCTTCTTGATAAGATAGAGCAGGTTGTCAAGCTCATCAGGTCCAAGGGCGTAGGTATCTACTTCGTAACACAGAACCCTCGCGACGTTCCTGACGGAGTACTGGCTCAGCTTGGCAACAAGATAGAGCATGCTCTTCACGCATACTCTCCTGCCGAGCAGAAAGCTGTTAAGGCTGCTGCCGAGTCATTTAGAGCTAATCCTGAGTTCTCAACCTATGATGCTATCATGCAGCTGGGAACAGGCGAAGCGGTTGTATCTATGCTTCAGGAAGACGGAACTCCTGCTATTGCCAATATCGCTACAATCCTTCCTCCAAGAAGTGCTCTTGGAAGTATTAATGATATCGAAAGAGACAGAGCTATAAAAGGTGCTATGCTCTATAGTAAATATGAAAAGGCATATGATCCCGACTCTGCATATGAATTTCTTGAAAGAAAAGGTCTTGAAGAGCAGGCTGCTGCAGAAAAAGAAAAGGCTGATGCTCTTGCTGCCAAGGAAAAGGCTAAAGCCGATGCCCTTGCTGCAAAAGAAAAAGAGAAAGCTCAAAAAGCTGCAGAAGCTCAGAAAAAGAGAGTTGCAAAGTCTGTAGGTAATTCTGTTGCCGGTACCGTAGGACGTGAAGTCGGAAAGAGCGTTGGAAGCAGTTTCGGTAAATTTGGTAAGACCCTCGGCGGCAACGTAGGCGCAAGCCTGGGCCGAGGCCTTCTTAGTACACTGTTCAAATTATAA
- a CDS encoding GAF domain-containing protein translates to MSTDYKLMAAQLKSLMEDEKNYMPVLSNASAILNDTLDDINWAGFYLVDNGSLLLGPFQGHVACIRIQSGKGVCGTAYATDTTQLVEDVHQFPGHIACDSASNSEIVVPIHRDGKVIAVMDIDSPSLSRFDQEDKEGLEAFAKVIEEADFAGI, encoded by the coding sequence ATGAGTACAGATTATAAACTTATGGCAGCTCAGCTTAAGAGCCTTATGGAAGATGAGAAGAACTATATGCCGGTTCTTTCTAATGCATCAGCCATCCTTAATGACACACTTGATGATATCAACTGGGCTGGATTTTATCTTGTAGATAATGGAAGCCTTCTTCTTGGACCTTTTCAGGGACATGTAGCCTGCATCAGGATTCAGTCAGGCAAGGGAGTATGCGGAACTGCTTATGCCACAGACACAACCCAGCTTGTAGAAGACGTGCACCAGTTCCCAGGCCATATCGCTTGTGACAGCGCGTCTAATTCAGAGATAGTAGTTCCGATCCATAGAGACGGTAAGGTTATAGCCGTCATGGACATAGATAGCCCTTCTCTTTCAAGATTTGATCAGGAAGACAAGGAAGGCCTTGAAGCTTTTGCCAAGGTTATAGAAGAGGCAGATTTTGCCGGCATTTGA
- a CDS encoding diguanylate cyclase domain-containing protein encodes MSFTSFVSYMRVSKIIDDNISKTLNLVAENQALKINNTMIRIEDEVDAIASYIYNQVEDPEYLKDSTARAELLSRTENFFVSYIQSYDEIVSNYVYIVPEYLNGDVDGYYYMRTSAGTMEDIPITDFFYHDSDNVNSSGWYYVIPEDQQSARWISPYYDPSLDLYVTTYEVPVYIDDVLICMVGINMDFDYLMQSIATISTKGGGSAYLASEDWKVHYHLEEGDHNTYIEAIPNINKPSFDIMLRDSSDQELIRFDQNGVDSVMSFVTLRNGMKLIISEGYKNAYRARTDTLVFVTILSMIIGLGFVSLSIINSQIMSKPIKELTKVAKKIGNGDFDVDIPDSNITEFQILADTLKTSTGQLKRYTKSMENRIYIDDLTHVKNKAAYTIAVDDIQHHIDTEPNYCFGVAMFDLNYLKNINDKYGHEAGDIAIKTCSTIICKIYEHSPVFRVGGDEFVVILTGNDYENRDELEEKFFIELKNNQKSSVHFYEAVSIAYGMAVYDKSIDSNYMHVFSRADFEMYKCKNKDHLEVGTAPR; translated from the coding sequence ATGAGCTTTACATCATTTGTCTCATATATGCGCGTCAGTAAGATCATCGACGATAACATCTCCAAGACTCTGAATCTGGTAGCAGAAAATCAAGCTCTTAAGATCAATAATACTATGATCCGAATCGAAGATGAAGTAGATGCCATCGCATCTTACATCTATAATCAGGTTGAGGATCCTGAATATCTAAAAGACAGCACCGCCAGAGCTGAACTTCTGTCAAGAACAGAGAATTTCTTCGTATCATACATTCAAAGTTATGATGAGATAGTATCCAACTATGTTTATATCGTTCCTGAATATCTGAATGGAGATGTCGACGGATACTATTATATGAGAACTTCCGCCGGAACTATGGAAGATATCCCTATCACAGATTTTTTCTACCACGATTCTGATAATGTAAATTCGTCCGGATGGTATTATGTCATTCCGGAAGATCAACAATCTGCTCGCTGGATAAGTCCCTATTATGATCCGTCGCTGGATCTGTACGTAACAACTTATGAAGTTCCTGTATATATTGATGATGTCCTGATCTGTATGGTCGGTATCAATATGGACTTTGACTATCTCATGCAGTCGATTGCTACTATCAGCACCAAAGGCGGAGGCTCTGCCTACCTTGCCAGCGAAGACTGGAAGGTTCATTATCATCTTGAAGAAGGAGATCATAACACATATATAGAAGCAATCCCAAATATCAACAAGCCATCCTTTGATATCATGTTACGTGATTCAAGTGATCAGGAACTTATAAGATTTGATCAAAACGGTGTCGACTCAGTCATGTCTTTTGTCACACTCAGAAACGGTATGAAGCTGATCATATCCGAAGGATATAAAAACGCCTATAGAGCCAGAACCGACACTCTTGTATTCGTAACTATACTCTCAATGATAATCGGACTGGGATTTGTAAGCTTGTCTATAATTAATTCCCAGATTATGTCAAAGCCGATAAAAGAGCTCACTAAAGTTGCCAAGAAGATTGGAAACGGTGACTTTGATGTAGATATCCCAGACAGCAATATCACTGAGTTCCAGATACTTGCTGATACCTTAAAAACGTCGACAGGCCAGCTTAAAAGGTATACCAAAAGCATGGAAAATCGTATATACATCGATGACCTGACTCATGTCAAAAATAAAGCGGCCTATACTATTGCTGTAGATGATATACAACATCATATCGATACAGAGCCAAACTATTGTTTTGGTGTAGCTATGTTCGATCTTAACTATCTCAAGAATATCAATGACAAATATGGTCACGAAGCAGGGGATATCGCTATCAAGACCTGCAGTACTATCATATGCAAAATCTATGAGCACAGTCCTGTATTCAGAGTAGGCGGTGATGAATTCGTCGTGATCCTGACAGGCAATGATTATGAAAACAGAGACGAACTTGAAGAAAAGTTCTTCATCGAATTAAAGAATAACCAAAAATCCTCAGTCCATTTCTATGAAGCAGTCTCCATAGCTTATGGAATGGCTGTCTATGACAAGTCCATTGACAGCAACTATATGCATGTCTTCTCAAGGGCCGATTTTGAAATGTATAAATGCAAAAATAAAGATCATCTGGAAGTTGGTACAGCTCCCAGATGA
- a CDS encoding nicotinate-nucleotide--dimethylbenzimidazole phosphoribosyltransferase: MSENVTPIQWIENVNKMISGPDIRSMELARKHLDAIAKPLDGLGRFEKMLVKIAGITGDPRIDLSSKKVLVLCSDNGIVEEGISQSGQEVTGAVAVSLSKGTSSVCRMAAAVGAEAVPVDMGMACDKTPEGVICTVKEDEVINTYSRRGSRNFMKEPAMTCDEVIHAIDVGRLLVREEAARGTKIIATGEMGIGNTTTSSAIASMLLHKDAGEVTGRGAGLDDEGLKHKIEVINSAIDKYKDEADFTNLTGILKEGYDKKGLDKKEIDKNKLQELMSAYAFRTLTIFGGYDIAGMVGIFLGGALYKVPVVIDGLISATAALVASYIFPGLADYMLPSHLGKEPAMKEIMDKLSLEPVICADLALGEGTGAVMLFPLLDQALSVYNGNTTFDDISVGKYTRYEHQLSDLTSDLR, from the coding sequence ATGAGTGAAAATGTAACACCGATCCAATGGATAGAAAATGTAAATAAGATGATATCAGGACCAGATATCAGATCTATGGAACTTGCAAGAAAACATCTTGATGCTATAGCTAAGCCTCTTGACGGCCTTGGCAGATTTGAAAAGATGCTGGTCAAGATAGCAGGCATCACCGGTGATCCCCGTATAGATCTGTCTTCTAAGAAGGTGTTGGTATTATGCAGTGATAATGGAATCGTAGAAGAGGGTATAAGTCAGTCAGGGCAGGAAGTTACCGGCGCTGTAGCAGTTAGTCTCTCCAAGGGAACTTCCAGCGTATGCCGCATGGCAGCTGCTGTAGGAGCTGAGGCTGTGCCTGTAGATATGGGGATGGCCTGTGATAAGACGCCTGAAGGAGTGATATGTACAGTTAAGGAAGATGAAGTGATAAATACATATTCAAGGCGAGGATCCAGAAATTTTATGAAGGAGCCGGCCATGACCTGCGATGAAGTGATCCATGCCATAGATGTAGGAAGACTCCTTGTCAGAGAGGAAGCTGCCAGGGGGACTAAGATAATAGCTACAGGCGAGATGGGTATAGGCAATACCACAACTTCAAGTGCCATAGCTTCCATGCTCCTTCATAAGGATGCGGGTGAAGTTACAGGAAGAGGCGCAGGCCTTGACGATGAGGGACTAAAACACAAAATTGAAGTTATAAACAGTGCGATAGATAAGTACAAGGACGAAGCTGATTTTACCAATCTGACCGGCATCTTAAAAGAAGGTTATGATAAAAAAGGATTAGATAAAAAAGAAATAGATAAAAATAAGCTTCAGGAACTTATGTCAGCATACGCTTTTAGAACCCTTACGATTTTTGGCGGATATGATATAGCAGGGATGGTAGGAATATTCCTTGGCGGTGCGCTGTACAAGGTTCCGGTTGTGATAGATGGTCTTATATCTGCAACAGCCGCTCTAGTGGCTTCATATATTTTCCCCGGATTAGCTGATTATATGCTTCCAAGTCACCTTGGCAAGGAGCCGGCTATGAAAGAGATAATGGACAAGCTCTCTCTTGAACCTGTGATCTGCGCAGATCTTGCACTTGGTGAAGGAACCGGCGCGGTGATGCTGTTCCCGCTCCTGGATCAGGCACTTTCTGTATATAATGGTAATACAACTTTTGATGATATATCTGTAGGCAAGTACACAAGATATGAACATCAGCTGAGTGATCTGACAAGCGATCTAAGATAA